The following are encoded in a window of Verrucomicrobiota bacterium genomic DNA:
- a CDS encoding Gfo/Idh/MocA family oxidoreductase, which yields MHHNLPRRSFLHTLGLGSAMLAVPSSTQAEEKVIQGFEKAPTAPDASRGWKPVSDRRIRVGIVGYGVCKFGAAFGFQNHPNVEVMAVSDLIPDRCAALAQACRCDKTYPSLEELVKDDRIEAVFVATDAPSHVRHCLEVLKHGKHVASAVPAIFGSLEDAQALFTAVKKSGLKYMMFETSCFHEDLYAMRAIYRAGGFGKLTYSEGEYYHYMPEPIASYQDWRVGLPPQWYPTHSSAYCLGVAGGSFTEVSCLGMPSLLKHLQPANNRYQNPFGTEIASFRTSEGGMARMAVSWDTPGDSGERGRVRGQRGSFYARYEGLEKQLPDLMRPPLPPKVDAGGHGGSHGYLTNEFVLSILENRTPLVDIIMALNLTVSGIVAHQSAIKDGERLKIPQFKM from the coding sequence ATGCACCATAACCTTCCACGCCGCTCGTTTCTCCATACACTGGGCTTGGGTTCCGCCATGCTGGCGGTGCCGTCATCTACCCAAGCGGAGGAAAAAGTCATCCAGGGCTTTGAAAAAGCGCCCACCGCACCGGATGCCTCGCGGGGATGGAAACCCGTCAGTGACCGCCGCATTCGCGTGGGCATTGTGGGCTACGGCGTTTGCAAATTCGGGGCCGCCTTCGGTTTTCAAAATCACCCGAACGTCGAAGTCATGGCCGTCAGCGATCTGATCCCGGATCGTTGCGCAGCCCTGGCGCAAGCCTGCCGCTGCGACAAAACCTACCCTTCGCTGGAGGAACTGGTGAAGGACGACCGCATCGAGGCAGTGTTTGTCGCCACCGATGCCCCCAGCCATGTGCGCCACTGTCTGGAGGTGCTCAAGCATGGCAAGCATGTGGCCTCCGCAGTACCAGCGATCTTTGGTTCTTTGGAGGATGCGCAGGCGCTTTTCACCGCCGTCAAAAAGAGCGGGCTGAAATACATGATGTTTGAGACCTCCTGTTTCCACGAGGATTTGTATGCCATGCGGGCGATCTACCGCGCCGGCGGCTTTGGCAAGCTCACCTACTCCGAGGGTGAATACTATCATTACATGCCGGAACCCATCGCCTCGTACCAGGATTGGCGGGTCGGGTTGCCGCCGCAATGGTACCCCACCCATTCCAGCGCCTACTGCCTGGGCGTGGCCGGCGGCAGCTTCACCGAGGTCTCCTGCCTGGGCATGCCGAGCCTGCTCAAGCACCTGCAACCCGCCAACAACCGCTACCAGAATCCGTTCGGCACCGAGATCGCCTCCTTCCGCACCAGCGAAGGCGGCATGGCGCGCATGGCCGTCAGTTGGGACACCCCGGGTGACAGCGGCGAACGGGGACGTGTGCGCGGACAGCGCGGGTCCTTTTATGCCCGCTACGAAGGTTTGGAGAAACAACTGCCGGACCTCATGCGCCCGCCCCTGCCGCCGAAGGTGGATGCCGGCGGCCACGGCGGTTCGCACGGCTACCTGACCAACGAATTTGTGCTGTCCATTCTGGAAAATCGCACGCCGCTGGTGGATATCATCATGGCACTGAACCTCACGGTCTCCGGAATCGTCGCGCATCAATCCGCCATCAAGGACGGGGAGCGCCTGAAAATCCCGCAGTTTAAGATGTAA
- a CDS encoding serine protease — MKYIGWRTILRAGGVWWLLAGTWCGVAQTPDTRIVEQSATGIRAADRVIISKAEVARSRKELLMDIPSVKNWTPGKSTEPLSLPKPSKKRLSPSEVAAKALAAHLKVGWYYLCKRCDKWHLNLSGGYAISTQGAVVTCDHVLELDDSMREGFLIASTDSGEVLPVIAILARNEQLDAAIIQVSGGKLNALPLNHQVHLGDAAYCYSDPLSQSGYFSAGLVNRFYWKRANRTGREDSLDVLCHLRMNVSTDWAPGSSGAAVLDECGNAIGHVSTISLLAQHERQKGRNTAATNTTEKAYMILHEAVPSRGILCLAKQGKITQR, encoded by the coding sequence ATGAAATACATTGGTTGGCGGACAATCCTGCGGGCAGGCGGCGTATGGTGGCTGCTGGCCGGAACCTGGTGCGGCGTGGCCCAAACCCCGGACACCCGCATCGTCGAGCAATCCGCCACCGGCATCCGGGCGGCGGATCGGGTGATCATCAGCAAAGCCGAGGTGGCACGCTCCCGCAAAGAATTATTGATGGACATCCCGTCTGTCAAAAACTGGACTCCGGGAAAATCCACGGAACCCCTATCCCTGCCCAAACCATCCAAAAAACGACTCAGCCCCTCCGAGGTCGCCGCCAAGGCCCTCGCCGCCCACCTGAAGGTCGGCTGGTATTACCTGTGCAAACGCTGCGACAAATGGCACCTGAACCTCTCCGGAGGCTACGCCATTTCCACCCAGGGCGCGGTGGTAACCTGCGATCACGTCCTGGAGCTTGATGACTCCATGCGTGAGGGTTTTCTCATCGCCTCCACCGATAGCGGGGAGGTGCTTCCGGTCATTGCCATTCTCGCCCGCAACGAGCAGTTGGATGCCGCCATTATCCAGGTCAGCGGTGGCAAGCTGAACGCCCTGCCCCTCAATCACCAGGTTCACCTGGGTGATGCGGCGTATTGCTATAGCGATCCGCTGAGCCAGTCGGGCTATTTCAGCGCCGGACTGGTGAACCGGTTTTACTGGAAACGCGCCAACCGCACTGGCCGCGAGGATTCACTGGACGTGCTTTGTCATCTGCGCATGAACGTGAGCACGGATTGGGCGCCCGGCAGCAGCGGCGCCGCCGTGCTGGATGAATGCGGCAACGCCATCGGGCATGTCTCCACCATTTCCCTGCTGGCCCAGCACGAGCGGCAAAAAGGCCGGAACACTGCGGCGACCAACACCACCGAGAAAGCCTATATGATCCTGCATGAAGCCGTTCCGTCCCGGGGCATTCTCTGCCTGGCAAAACAGGGCAAAATAACGCAACGATGA